One Deltaproteobacteria bacterium DNA window includes the following coding sequences:
- a CDS encoding ABC transporter permease gives MSNVLTIAGKEIRSYFASPVAYVLIAAYLALAGYFFYALLTAFNTSLRIYSMMRNPEMLSRFNLNEMVIVPLLHNMAVLLIFIVPAITMRMFPEEKRAGTYELLLTSPVRVGEIVLGKFLGGLVLVLLMVALSGFFGVLLLLYGNPEVKLMLTGYLALALMATAFLVIGTLISSFTDNVVIAYVGALFALLVLYTIGWLGETLQGAGAAAIKYVSITEHFQTLLKGIIDTRDLAYFATVILIGIFLTQRSVESVRWR, from the coding sequence ATGAGCAACGTCCTCACCATCGCCGGCAAGGAGATCCGCTCCTACTTCGCGTCGCCCGTCGCCTACGTGCTGATCGCGGCCTATCTCGCGCTCGCCGGCTACTTCTTCTACGCGCTCTTGACGGCGTTCAACACGAGCCTCCGGATCTACAGCATGATGCGGAACCCGGAGATGCTCTCGCGATTCAACCTGAACGAGATGGTGATCGTCCCCCTGCTCCACAACATGGCCGTGCTCCTCATCTTCATCGTGCCGGCGATCACCATGCGGATGTTCCCCGAGGAGAAGCGCGCCGGCACCTACGAGCTCCTCCTCACCTCGCCGGTCCGGGTGGGGGAGATCGTGCTCGGCAAGTTCCTGGGCGGCCTGGTGCTCGTGCTCCTGATGGTGGCGCTGTCGGGGTTCTTCGGCGTGCTGCTCCTCCTCTACGGCAACCCCGAGGTGAAGCTCATGCTCACGGGCTACCTCGCACTCGCGCTGATGGCGACGGCCTTCCTCGTCATCGGCACGCTCATCTCGTCCTTCACCGACAACGTGGTGATCGCGTACGTCGGGGCGCTGTTCGCGCTGCTCGTGCTCTACACGATCGGGTGGCTCGGCGAGACGCTCCAGGGCGCTGGGGCGGCGGCCATCAAGTACGTGTCGATCACCGAGCACTTCCAGACCCTGCTGAAGGGCATCATCGACACCCGTGACCTCGCCTACTTCGCCACCGTCATCCTGATCGGCATCTTCCTGACCCAGCGCTCGGTCGAGTCGGTCCGCTGGAGGTGA